Proteins found in one Candidatus Poribacteria bacterium genomic segment:
- the secY gene encoding preprotein translocase subunit SecY: MIKAIKNAVRIPELRKRIIFTGLILIVYSLGRHITIPGIDVAALNKFFESLPQGSLIGFVDMFSGGSFRRMTLFALGVQPYISASIIIQLLTVVVPYLENLSKEGEAGRKKIRQYTRYGTVGLAMLQSLGISFMLENPGSLGINIPLVPHPGIGFKLMTMITLTAGTILAMWFGEQITERGVGQGISFIIFAGIVDRIPSGIGSIYRSLFYEQTLNLIQVLIFIAVIVAVIMGTIYITLAVRKIPVQYARRVVGRRIYGGQMTHIPLRVNAAGVIPIIFAITLMQFPTTVASFVPIDIVQEVVRFIMRPIIYYTTYAVLIIFFTYFYTAVQINPTQMAEDLRRYGGFIPGIRPGAATAHYIERTLDRITLPGAIFLAGIAVLPALLQRYLGVQVRFGGTPVLIVVGVALDTMQQIEAHLIMRNYEGFLKGVRLKGRRGR; this comes from the coding sequence TTGATAAAGGCTATAAAAAACGCAGTCAGAATCCCGGAACTACGAAAGAGGATAATCTTCACGGGCTTAATCCTGATCGTCTACAGCCTCGGGAGACATATAACGATCCCGGGAATAGACGTGGCTGCCCTGAACAAGTTCTTCGAAAGCCTGCCTCAGGGCTCGCTCATAGGCTTCGTGGACATGTTCTCCGGAGGATCATTCAGAAGGATGACCCTCTTCGCTCTGGGAGTTCAGCCCTATATAAGCGCATCGATCATCATCCAGCTTCTGACCGTCGTCGTGCCATATCTGGAGAACCTGTCCAAAGAGGGTGAGGCGGGCAGGAAGAAGATCAGACAATACACCAGATACGGAACGGTCGGCCTTGCGATGCTCCAGTCGCTTGGGATCAGCTTCATGCTCGAAAACCCCGGAAGCCTCGGCATCAACATCCCCCTCGTTCCCCATCCAGGGATAGGGTTCAAGCTGATGACGATGATAACTCTGACGGCCGGAACGATCTTGGCGATGTGGTTCGGCGAGCAGATAACCGAGAGAGGAGTAGGACAGGGGATCTCCTTCATCATATTCGCCGGAATAGTGGACAGGATCCCGTCGGGCATAGGTTCGATCTACCGATCTCTTTTCTATGAGCAGACGTTGAATCTGATCCAGGTGCTGATCTTCATCGCCGTCATAGTGGCCGTTATCATGGGTACCATCTACATCACCCTGGCGGTTAGAAAGATACCGGTTCAATACGCCAGAAGGGTTGTCGGCAGGAGGATATACGGGGGACAGATGACACACATACCGCTGAGGGTCAACGCCGCAGGTGTTATTCCGATCATATTCGCCATCACCTTGATGCAGTTTCCGACGACCGTCGCCTCTTTCGTCCCGATCGATATTGTCCAGGAAGTGGTTCGATTTATAATGCGGCCGATAATCTATTACACCACCTATGCTGTCCTGATCATCTTTTTCACTTACTTCTACACGGCCGTTCAGATAAATCCCACTCAGATGGCGGAGGATCTCAGGAGATACGGTGGATTTATCCCAGGCATACGTCCAGGTGCGGCTACGGCCCATTACATCGAAAGGACGCTCGATAGGATAACGCTTCCGGGGGCGATATTCCTCGCCGGAATAGCTGTCCTGCCGGCGTTGCTTCAGCGATATCTCGGCGTGCAGGTGCGTTTCGGCGGGACACCCGTGCTGATCGTCGTCGGGGTCGCCCTCGATACGATGCAGCAGATCGAGGCTCATCTGATAATGAGAAATTACGAGGGATTCCTCAAAGGCGTCAGGCTCAAAGGCAGAAGGGGAAGATGA
- the rplO gene encoding 50S ribosomal protein L15, with amino-acid sequence MRLTELKPAPGAKKREKRLGRGPGSGHGKTCGKGHKGQRARSGGGTPPWFEGGQMPLYRRVPKKGFFHLKREYAIVNIRDLNRFQDGTTVTPELLKDVGMVKRSGRPIKILGDGELERKLTVQAHAFSKSALQKILSAGGKAEVI; translated from the coding sequence ATGCGCCTTACAGAGCTCAAACCCGCACCTGGGGCCAAAAAGAGAGAGAAGCGGCTCGGCCGAGGGCCGGGCTCAGGTCACGGCAAGACCTGCGGTAAGGGGCATAAAGGCCAAAGGGCACGTTCCGGTGGAGGCACGCCCCCCTGGTTCGAGGGCGGGCAGATGCCGCTCTATCGCCGTGTACCTAAAAAGGGGTTCTTCCATCTCAAGAGGGAATATGCTATAGTTAACATACGGGATCTCAACCGTTTCCAGGATGGAACCACCGTCACGCCGGAGCTGTTGAAGGATGTCGGTATGGTGAAGCGTTCCGGGAGACCGATTAAGATCTTAGGTGATGGTGAGCTTGAGAGAAAACTCACCGTTCAGGCACATGCCTTCTCAAAGTCAGCCCTCCAGAAGATCCTATCGGCGGGGGGTAAGGCTGAGGTGATCTAA
- the rpsE gene encoding 30S ribosomal protein S5, which produces MIAINRVMLVRKGGKTPSFNAIWAVGDMNGIVGVGFGKAQEIPEAIRKSIEDAKKNLIRIPLEGTTIPHDVVGHFCSSTVILKPAAPGTGVIAGSAVKVILEVAGVKDVLSKCYGARNKINIAWATMEALRQLKSAEEVASLRERPLEEILARR; this is translated from the coding sequence ATGATAGCCATAAACAGGGTCATGCTCGTCCGCAAAGGCGGCAAGACTCCCAGCTTTAACGCCATATGGGCGGTAGGGGATATGAACGGGATAGTGGGCGTGGGTTTCGGTAAAGCCCAGGAGATTCCAGAAGCTATACGCAAGAGCATAGAGGATGCCAAGAAGAACCTGATCAGAATACCCCTTGAAGGAACCACAATACCTCATGATGTGGTCGGACACTTCTGCTCAAGCACCGTCATCCTGAAACCTGCTGCCCCCGGAACGGGAGTTATAGCAGGTAGCGCTGTGAAAGTCATTCTGGAGGTGGCAGGGGTGAAGGATGTCCTCAGTAAGTGCTACGGCGCTCGCAACAAGATAAACATCGCATGGGCGACGATGGAGGCCCTCAGACAGTTGAAAAGCGCTGAAGAGGTAGCGAGCTTAAGGGAAAGACCTCTCGAAGAGATTCTGGCTCGGAGGTAG
- a CDS encoding 50S ribosomal protein L18, producing the protein MDPKEKRLARIRRHIRVRKRISGTAERPRLCVYRSLRHIYAQVIDDERGVTLAAASTLSPEIRDKIKYGGNMEAARLVGSLIARKALERGINRVVFDRGGYKYHGRVKALADAAREAGLEF; encoded by the coding sequence TTGGACCCAAAGGAGAAGAGGCTGGCCAGAATTCGAAGGCACATAAGGGTCAGAAAGAGGATCAGCGGCACCGCCGAAAGGCCTCGTCTGTGTGTCTATAGAAGCCTCCGACATATATATGCCCAGGTGATAGATGACGAGAGGGGTGTTACCCTGGCGGCTGCCTCCACGTTGTCGCCCGAGATCCGGGATAAGATCAAATACGGCGGCAACATGGAGGCGGCAAGGTTGGTCGGCTCGCTCATAGCCCGAAAGGCTCTGGAGAGGGGAATCAACAGGGTGGTCTTCGACAGAGGAGGCTATAAATATCACGGCCGGGTGAAAGCTCTGGCCGACGCGGCAAGGGAAGCCGGTTTGGAGTTCTAA
- the rplF gene encoding 50S ribosomal protein L6 has product MSRVGRKPIPVPPDVKVTVSDGNLVTVEGPKGKLVQRFHPDMIIKREGDFIKVERPSDNRFHRSLHGLTRALLANMVTGVKEGFEKRLRVVGVGYRAQLQGDQLVMQLGYSHPVTFKIPEGIKVTVGNPESLGGVPSIPIVVSGIDKQLVGETAAAIRRLKKPGVYRPSVGIRYEGERVRMKEGKTRV; this is encoded by the coding sequence ATGTCGAGGGTAGGTAGAAAGCCGATCCCCGTCCCACCTGACGTTAAGGTCACGGTATCTGATGGTAATCTGGTGACCGTGGAGGGGCCGAAGGGGAAGCTCGTGCAGAGGTTCCATCCCGATATGATCATCAAGCGGGAGGGCGATTTCATCAAGGTTGAAAGGCCCTCGGATAATAGATTCCATAGATCCCTTCACGGCTTAACCAGGGCCTTGCTGGCGAACATGGTGACGGGTGTCAAGGAGGGGTTTGAAAAGAGATTGAGGGTGGTCGGCGTCGGATATAGGGCACAGCTACAGGGAGATCAACTGGTGATGCAATTAGGCTATTCCCATCCGGTGACCTTCAAGATCCCGGAAGGGATAAAGGTAACGGTCGGTAATCCCGAATCCCTCGGTGGGGTACCCAGCATACCGATAGTCGTCAGCGGCATAGACAAACAGCTTGTCGGCGAGACAGCGGCTGCGATCCGTAGACTGAAGAAACCGGGGGTCTATAGACCATCCGTCGGAATCAGATACGAGGGAGAAAGGGTTAGAATGAAAGAGGGTAAGACCAGGGTGTAA
- the rpsH gene encoding 30S ribosomal protein S8, which produces MSMTDPIADMLTRIRNANRAYHEKVDVPASRVKEAIARILLKEGFIRNYRLIEDGKQGILRIYLKYGENKERVISDLVRVSKPGRRVYVGKDELPKVKGGLGIAILSTSKGIMTAYEARKANVGGEVLCYVW; this is translated from the coding sequence ATGTCGATGACCGATCCGATCGCGGATATGCTCACCAGAATAAGAAATGCCAATAGGGCATATCATGAGAAGGTGGATGTGCCGGCCTCCAGGGTCAAGGAGGCCATCGCCAGGATACTTCTTAAAGAGGGATTCATCCGCAACTACAGGCTGATAGAGGACGGGAAACAGGGTATCTTGCGTATATATCTCAAATACGGCGAGAACAAGGAGAGGGTGATCTCCGATCTGGTGCGCGTCAGCAAACCCGGACGCAGGGTTTATGTGGGCAAGGATGAGCTGCCCAAGGTAAAAGGTGGACTTGGAATAGCCATTCTGTCCACCTCCAAGGGTATTATGACCGCCTATGAGGCCAGAAAGGCCAACGTCGGCGGAGAAGTCCTCTGTTACGTATGGTGA
- a CDS encoding type Z 30S ribosomal protein S14: MARKAMIEKAKREPKFKVRQRNRCKLCGRPRGYLRKFQLCRICFRMLAREGKIPGVRKASW; the protein is encoded by the coding sequence ATGGCCAGAAAAGCTATGATCGAAAAGGCCAAGCGTGAGCCGAAATTCAAGGTGCGTCAGCGTAACAGATGTAAGCTGTGCGGGCGTCCTAGGGGATATCTGAGAAAGTTTCAGCTATGCAGGATATGCTTCAGGATGTTGGCCAGAGAGGGGAAGATCCCCGGCGTAAGAAAGGCTAGCTGGTAG